From Prevotella sp. oral taxon 299 str. F0039:
ATCAATAGAGACGGGACATTCTACTAATGTTGTAGTGCTAACACGGAATAGAGGATATCGAAACACATCAAAAGATTACAAAATTCCTCGTTTTATCTATAAGAAATTTCCTCGTCTTAGAGTTGCACTAAGTAGGCGAATAGCTGTTTATAATGCTCAATTAGATTTGATAGAGCGTCTCGAAAATGAAGGGAAAATTCTGTGTGTTCGTCCTATTCGTCCTTTAGAAGTGAATAGAATAGAACGAGATGTCACTAAACTTGAAGACTTATATGAAGAAGGTTTTGAACAAGGAGAATTATTTTGTAGACAGCATTGGGATAAATAAAAATAATATATTGTTGCTCTTGGATGAGATGGAATAAGATATCTAAATATTTTTTGCCTCTCTTGTCGAAACTTTTGATATCTCTATTTAAGATGTTATTATTTAATTGTTTTCTTGTCTTAATTTTATGCAGTTGTAATAGTATTGCTTTTACGCCCTAAAAGCATTGATATAAGGGTCTAAAAACGTTGCTTTTGCAATGTAAAAGTTATGCTTTAAAAGCTTAGTAGAATACAAACACTTTTACAAATTTTGTTTATTTCTTTGGTTATGCCCATTGTGTTAGGTTGTCAAAGAAAGCATACAGAGAGTGAATATAGTTTTATAGAATGTTGGTATGTTCTTTTTATTTACTAACTTTGCTATGTAAGAATGATGCAGGATTCAAGGAAAATAGTTATAGAAAATCTAATATCTTATCTTAGGTTTAATTAAAATGTTGCAGTAATCCTCTTTATTTAAGCAGAAACACAATATCTTTGCAGTAATATTATTATTGGTAGCGATAAAAGTAAGTAAACTTCAAAGGACAAAATAACGTTTTATGATATTAAAGGTGTGCGGAATGTACGAAAAAGAGAATATTCGTGCAGTGATAGAGCAAGGAGTTGAATGCATAGGATTTAACTTTGAACAGGGGAATCCACGTTTTGTCAAGATGTACTCTTCTTATAGTGGAATACAACCAGACTATAGTTCTCTTCAAATAGATACCATAAAGAAAAATAATAAGATATTATCTTTTACTAATGTTAAGACCTTTGGGGTATTTAAAGACGATATGCCTCAAAATATTATTACACGTATTTATAACTTTAAACTTACTGGAGTTCAACTAAATGGTGATGAGGATACGGTGATGATAGATAACTTAAAAGCTACAGTTATTGACGATATTGTTCCTTCTTTAGATGTAATAAAAACAATAGAGGTAAATTCTTATGACGATTTTAGTAAGGCTTTGCCTTTTAAAGGTCATGCCGATATGATCTTTTTTAATTTTAATCCAGATTTATTCTCAACTCAAAATCTTTCTAAAACAGTAGATGCCTTGAATCGTTTTGTATCTCCTCTTCCTTTTTTAGTTGGCGGATTGATAGACACAACAATACTAAATTCTCTTAGAGAAATAAAAAATGAAGCGTTTTTAGGATTGAATGTGGATTCTGAAATAGAGACGAAAGAAAGATTAAAAGATATTGAAAAACTAAAATCTTTACAACAATTTCTATAAAGATATATTGGTTTCTAGGAAATTAGTAATGTGTTTTGTCGAAGATTGTAGTGACCAATTAAGGCATTGAAATGATGTCTGCAATGTAAAAGTTTAGCTATCATATTTGAAGAAAGATTGTACTATGAAAAAAAGAGTATTACAGCTGTATCTAAATATATAGCAATAATACTCTCTTTGAAGCCTTTTAGTTTATAATTATAAAGATCCAAACCATAGTTGGATATGTTTTTTCTATGATAATATCTTACTCTTATTATCTACTTCTTTTTCTTCTTCCTTCTTTTTTATTGCTTTTGGGTGCGAAGTTGGGATTATATGACTTCTTTTCATTCGACTTATTCCTTTGATCAGATGGCTTTCTAGGATTGTTAAACTTTGGAGCTGGAGCCTTGTCGAAAAGTTGTTGAATGAGATCTGCACGACCAATTTTTCTTAATTCTTGTTCAATTCCTCTTCGTTCTTCAGGTTTGTACCAGAAGAAGAATTGCCTTTGTGCCAACTTTTCTTTTGGAGTCTTAGCACTATATATAGGCTCTAAAGTATAAGGATGATAGCCCGTGTACCATGCTTCTGTACTAACTGTCATTGGAGTAGGGGTAAAGTCTTGTATTTGTTCTAGCTTAAAGTCTAGATTTTTAGTCTTTACCGCCAAGTCTGCCATATCTTCAGGCTTACAACCAGGGTGACTACTAATGAAATAAGGAATAATTTGTTGTTTTAAATTTTCTTCTCTATTGATTCTATCGAATATCTTTTTAAACTCATAGAACTGCTCAAAAGAAGGTTTTCTCATTAGTCCTAACACATCATCACTAGTGTGTTCGGGTGCAACTTTCAAACGACCACTAACGTGTTTGGTGATAAGTTCGTGTATATATTCTTTTGCTGCAGCGTTAGTTTTATCATCTTTACTTTTATGAAGCAATAAATCGTATCTTACACCACTACCTATAAAGCTCTTCTTTAATCCAGGTAAAGCATCAACTGCACGATATATTTCAAGTATTTTGGTGTGATCAGTATTTAAGTTTGTACAAACTTTAGGACTGATACATGATGGGCGTTTACATTTCTCGCATATATTTTGGTTCTTACCAGCCATTCCATACATGTTGGCAGATGGTCCTCCAAGGTCTGAAAGATATCCTTTAAAGTCGGGCATACTTATTATTTGTTTCACTTCTTTAATGATACTTTCTTTAGAACGACAAGTTACAAATTTACCTTGGTGGGCAGATATTGTGCAAAAAGAACATCCTCCGAAACAGCCTTGGTGAATGTTTACCGAGAATTTAATCATCTCATATGCAGGAATACGTTTGTTCTTATATTTAGGATGAGGCAAACGTGTGTAAGGAAGGTCGAACATTGCATCGAGTTCTGCTGTGGTCATAGTAGGGAATGGTGGGTTAACAACCGTATATTTTCCGTCGACTTCTTGCAAAAGTCGTTGGGCATGCATTTTGTTAGACTCTTCTTCTATATACTTAAAGTTCTCTGCATGTGCCTTTTTGTTTTGTAAACACTCTTCATAACTATGCAAGATGATATCCTTATCTGTTATCCCTCCTTGTATATTATCTTTACTTGCAAGATATACTGTTTGTGGAATTTCGGTGACTTTCTTGATGTTTCGACCTTGTTCAATAGCCTCTGCAAGAGCAAGAATAGATTTTGCTCCAACACCATATAATAGCATGTCTGCACCAGAGTCGCATAAAATAGACTTTCTAAGCCTATTTTGCCAGTAGTCAAAGTGAGTGACACGACGTAGAGAAGCTTCGATACCACCAATAACAACGGGAACATCTGGAAAAAGTTTTTTTAATATTTGTGTGTAAACAATTGAAGGGTAGTCAGGTCTACAGTCGTGTCTTCCATCAGGACTATAGGCATCTTCAGATCTTAATCGTTTATTGGCAGTATATTTATTCACCATAGAATCCATGTTCCCAGGCGAAACTGCAAAAAAAAGACGTGGTTTTCCAAGCTTTTTAAAGTCACGGAAATCTCCATGCCAGTCTGGTTGTGGGACGATTGCGATGCGATATCCTGCAGCTTCTATAGAGCGTCCGATAACGGCAGGACCAAAAGAAGGATGATCTATGTATGCATCTCCAGTGAATAGAATAATATCTAATTCATCCCAACCACGCAAGGTACATTCTTTCTTTGTTGTGGGTAGGAAGTCGGTAAGTAAGTATTTGCTTTCCAAAACTATTTTATCGAAATTTGAACTCTAAATAACTAATTTGTATAATGAATGATTTTTACCTATATTAAATAGGATTCAAGTGACATTTGAAATGATTTAAATGCTAAATTATTTTTCTATTTCTTGGATATATAAAAGCATAAGTTGGTGGAGTCCAAAAGCTTTCATGTACTTATGATATATAACGTCAAGACAAAGGTCTAATAACTCTTTACTTGTATTATCTTCGTTTCCTAGAAGAGAGCGTATGTTGAGTCGTAATTTATCTAATAAATCCTCATCAATAATGCCATTACTATCAACAAGATTACGAAACAAAGAATATTTTTGTATTGTTTTGAGATGCTCATCGCTCACCTCAATAAACTTACTACCACTTGAATTTGCTTGTATTTTATAAATCATAATTATTTTTGTTTGGGCGTTAATAAATAATTAAGAATACCTCTCATGAGTTTATTACGTGTGTCTTTATCAATAATACATTCAAAAGGGAATCCCATGGTAAAGCAAGAATAGTCTGAACCTTTATAAGCTACAGCAGAACTAGTCTGGTCTGCATATTGCATTGCACAAATTGCAGAGGGTAATGGATGAATGATATCAGTTTTAGGAGCAGCGTAATGTGTGTCGTTATAATAATTATATAAATTAAGATTTAACCCTAATCCAGTTATATATGAGTTGTTTTTACAACTATCTGTAGGACTATAATTAACCTTAAGTGTGTTTTCTAAGAACTGTTTGTCGCTAAATGTTTTCATATCCGATGCGACATAAGCTCCGCTAACAATAAGAGAACCACCTTTTTGGGTGTATTGTTGCAAAAGTTTTTGCATATTGGGAGTGAACGTTTTATAGTTTTTCAAACTATTGCCAGTACTCTTTTCAAGTCCAAGAATCAAGTCAATACATTTGTATTTATCAAGATTAAACTTTCGTGTGAATACTGCTTCGCTTGAACTACTCACGATATTGTATTTTTGTGCAGTGGCAATGGCTTCAGTATGTTCAATCGTATAGTTGAAAGTGTTTCCCATGATGACCTTTCCTGCAAGTGATTCGTCAGAGAAACCTAACCCATCAGGACCTTCAATGCCGGCTTTGTTTTTAGAAAAAACCTTCTGATAACCATTCCAACCTAGGGTTTTACCATATGAAACACCTATATCATCTTTTAAGTCAAATCCCTGTTCGTTTTCATTATTGATGACAGTAGGCCCCGATAAACGATTAAAACCGTTTATAACCAATATAGTTTCACTTGCTTGCGGTTGGTAATAAGCAGATAAAACTTCTGTAGGGAAACTTTCACCACCATTATTGCAAGCCGTAATATAAAAGTTATATTGTATATTGGGCTCGAGTTTCATAGTATAATGGTTTGTTTTTATATTCGTTCCATTATCGAATCCACTTGTACCTGTAGCCATATATACATTAAAAGAAGTGGCGTTTGAGGTTGATTCAGAGTGGTCTGTAGTTGCTTCCCATGATAATTCAACTTTTGATTCATCTTTAAATTCAATTTTAAAGCATTTAGGTGTTAATGGAGCAACAATGTAATCTTCCCCATGTTGATTTGTGATGTACTTTAATAAAGATTTGTATAAAGAACGAGCAAAGGTGAATTTAAAATTGGGATCTTGACCTAATAACATGTCAGGGAAATTCTGATGAGACATCGTCTCAATGATCGCTGCGGGAACTTCGGGAAGTCTTGCTTCTGAATAATTGCGATCCCAAAGGTAACGCTTAGCCCATTTCCCGTATTCTTGTTGAAGGTCTTTCACAAGATTGTTAAGCATAGAAGATGCTAAATCTTTAGAAGCATATCTTGAAATACCAGCATTTAGTCTACCATCATTATAGTCTGTTGTGTAGATTGCAAGTGAGCCAACAAGCGAATTGAAATCTTTTGCATAGCCTGCATCGCTATGTACAGCCAAAGAAAGCTCTAAAGGAACTTTTAATCCTTCAATAGTTGGAACGTAAACAGAACCTCCTGCAAGCCAATTTAACATGTGAGAGCGACTATTTATATCGTCTGCATAATCGTCTTCTCCACCTTTCCCACCATAAACAGAGTAGGGAGCACCTGACCATTGTGCAGTGTATCTAGCTCCTTCAAGGCAACGTGGCAAACCACTTTTTATGCCTCCACGATTGATATTGCCCATTCCTCCACCAAAACGAATGGCGTCTGAGGTTACAACTCCTTTGTGGTGAGAGTGATTTGTTATAACAACTCTATTAAAAGGATTACACCCTTTGTCAAACAAAAAAGTACCTATATATACCCAAGTGCCTCCTCCCATCTCTTGATTTACTGTGATTTTAGTTTCAACACCTTTGTGATAAACGATGTATTCAGCATCATCTACGCTGTTCTCTAATGTTGAATAACTAACATAAACAGCGTATTCACCTTCTTGAGGAATATTAGGTTGATATGAAATACTTGAAACTTGTTTTCCTTTTGTGGTCTTAATCATTCTTGAAGTACCTCCTATAAAAGGATTTACTCCATCATATAAATCTCCTTGAATATTGCTAAAACCATTGGTTGGAGATGCTTCCCAGCTCTTAGAATTATTTATCTCGACATAATAAGGAGATTTATATTTATCATCGTTGTCAATAATTACTTCATTACATTGCCAATCTCTTTCTCTAGGTGTAAAAACATTGGCTCCTGCTTTCTCAAGCATTGGAATAAGATAGGGTATAACTATAGTTTGAGTAAACAAGTCTTCAGTTGTACCAAACATACTAGGACGTTGCCATTTCCATGTTTGTTTCTTTGCATCATAAAACCTTCCATGGCTTGCCCACACAGCAATGTGCCTGTTTTGAAGTCCCTTTGTAATATGATGAGGTCGTGAATTGTTTTTTACCCATGGGGCGTTTTGATAGTTAATATCTCCCCATGTGTTTTCTATCTCATTGGAAACTTGTCCCAAAAGATTAGAATAGAAGAATAAAAAAGAAAATAAACAGATACAAATTTTGCTCATTATAGTTATTCTCCTATAGTGAATTTCTCTGGGAATTTGGGTTTAAAGTCTTTAAAATATTGTTTTATTTCATGCATGTCTTTGTCTACATCTCCTGTAGGAATGAATGTTTTTGTGCATTGTATTAGTTTTTTTTCATAATCTACCCCATATAATAATAAAGGAATATTAGCTTTCAATGCAATGAAATAAGCCCCTTTTTTCCATTCAGGATTAAGAGATCGGGTTCCTTCAGGAGTGATACAGATTGTGAAAGTTTTTGATAAACTGGCCATCTCTGCTAGGTGATCCGTCATAGATGCGTGCTTAGAGCGCCAAACAGGGATTCCTCCTATACTGCGGAAAAAAGTGCCTAATGGTCCAATAAACCACTCTTTCTTCATCAAGAAATTTATTTTATAGCCTTCTGCTCTCATATATAACTGTCCTAAAATAAAGTCCCAGTTACTTGTATGCGGTGCTAAACAGATAATATATTTATTAGGATGTTCCTCCGTAACATTTTTTTTCCAACCTAATACTTGATAAAGTAGAAAATGGCAAATTGATTTTAACATGAAATAAATATAAAATTAATGTAAGTTAGATATTTGATCTACGATTTCATTTACTCGCTCTTCAAATTCATTTATCAGTATTGTGAAATATTTCTTAGGAGGAATTCCAGGCTCTAGGTGTGATATCCTACATACGAAGTCATTTCTTAATGCTATAATACAAGATAATAATGTATTTACACTTTCTTCGTTTTTAACATTGTTATATAACGATGCTGCTATGCATTCTGCAAATAAATCTCTGCAAACATCATTTATTGTTTGTTTAATATCTTTCTTACTGCTCATAATTATAATGTATTG
This genomic window contains:
- a CDS encoding putative N-(5-phosphoribosyl)anthranilate isomerase, translating into MYEKENIRAVIEQGVECIGFNFEQGNPRFVKMYSSYSGIQPDYSSLQIDTIKKNNKILSFTNVKTFGVFKDDMPQNIITRIYNFKLTGVQLNGDEDTVMIDNLKATVIDDIVPSLDVIKTIEVNSYDDFSKALPFKGHADMIFFNFNPDLFSTQNLSKTVDALNRFVSPLPFLVGGLIDTTILNSLREIKNEAFLGLNVDSEIETKERLKDIEKLKSLQQFL
- a CDS encoding YgiQ family radical SAM protein, which encodes MESKYLLTDFLPTTKKECTLRGWDELDIILFTGDAYIDHPSFGPAVIGRSIEAAGYRIAIVPQPDWHGDFRDFKKLGKPRLFFAVSPGNMDSMVNKYTANKRLRSEDAYSPDGRHDCRPDYPSIVYTQILKKLFPDVPVVIGGIEASLRRVTHFDYWQNRLRKSILCDSGADMLLYGVGAKSILALAEAIEQGRNIKKVTEIPQTVYLASKDNIQGGITDKDIILHSYEECLQNKKAHAENFKYIEEESNKMHAQRLLQEVDGKYTVVNPPFPTMTTAELDAMFDLPYTRLPHPKYKNKRIPAYEMIKFSVNIHQGCFGGCSFCTISAHQGKFVTCRSKESIIKEVKQIISMPDFKGYLSDLGGPSANMYGMAGKNQNICEKCKRPSCISPKVCTNLNTDHTKILEIYRAVDALPGLKKSFIGSGVRYDLLLHKSKDDKTNAAAKEYIHELITKHVSGRLKVAPEHTSDDVLGLMRKPSFEQFYEFKKIFDRINREENLKQQIIPYFISSHPGCKPEDMADLAVKTKNLDFKLEQIQDFTPTPMTVSTEAWYTGYHPYTLEPIYSAKTPKEKLAQRQFFFWYKPEERRGIEQELRKIGRADLIQQLFDKAPAPKFNNPRKPSDQRNKSNEKKSYNPNFAPKSNKKEGRRKRSR
- a CDS encoding 1-acyl-sn-glycerol-3-phosphate acyltransferase, translated to MLKSICHFLLYQVLGWKKNVTEEHPNKYIICLAPHTSNWDFILGQLYMRAEGYKINFLMKKEWFIGPLGTFFRSIGGIPVWRSKHASMTDHLAEMASLSKTFTICITPEGTRSLNPEWKKGAYFIALKANIPLLLYGVDYEKKLIQCTKTFIPTGDVDKDMHEIKQYFKDFKPKFPEKFTIGE